One genomic region from Gopherus flavomarginatus isolate rGopFla2 chromosome 20, rGopFla2.mat.asm, whole genome shotgun sequence encodes:
- the RBM42 gene encoding RNA-binding protein 42 isoform X1, whose protein sequence is MAAPPAPPPAPGPGPAGGAAAAGGPKSGEERLKEMEAEMALFEQEVLGAPVSLPSGAPVVEAVPVALAVPAVPTVPPVPVIRPIIATNTYQQVQQSLEARAAAAATVVAPIVAPPVPFVGPVNFSAGERCRIDSPENRSPLFIRRAVVPPQRPPILRPAFVPHVLQRSAGAPRPLAMRPPHHPAMVGPPMPGPQGPQMMMGPPMQRPPGPLMGPIGPMRTGPPVGPGVPIGPITPLMSVPRPPVVAAPKINPMVIQAAPTVYSAPPVKKQEEELREQPPPVVVEEKEPGGLEEAVIGPSMPEVEPVMPEARVLPALRGPELGPIRGRRPRGPEPGFAPVEPVVEPVVEDKKKTRQEKLKRCIRTAAGSCWEDSSLLEWDSDDFRIFCGDLGNEVNDDILARAFSRYPSFLKAKVIRDKRTGKTKGYGFVSFKDPNDYVRAMREMNGKYVGSRPIKLRKSMWKDRNIDVVRKKQKEKKKLGLR, encoded by the exons ATGGCGGCTccgcccgccccgcccccagccccgggACCCGGCCCCGCGGGGGGCGCCGCGGCTGCGGGGGGGCCGAAGAGTGGGGAGGAGCGGCTGAAAGAGATGGAGGCGGAGATGGCGCT GTttgagcaggaggtgctgggggcccCTGTCTCCCTGCCCTCTGGGGCCCCGGTGGTGGAGGCCGTCCCGGTAGCTCTGGCAGTGCCAGCTGTGCCCACGGTGCCCCCAGTCCCAGTGATCCGACCCATCATCGCCACCAACACCTATCAACAG GTCCAGCAGAGCTTAGAAGCCcgagcagctgctgcagccactGTCGTGGCCCCCATCGTGGCCCCCCCGGTACCGTTCGTGGGACCAG TGAACTTCAGCGCTGGCGAGAGGTGCCGGATCGACAGCCCCGAGAACCGAAGCCCCCTCTTCATCCGCAGGGCAG TTGTCCCTCCACAGAGGCCTCCGATCCTTCGACCAGCCTTTGTGCCTCACGTCCTGCAGAGATCTG CTGGTGCTCCCAGGCCCCTGGCGATGCGTCCGCCACACCACCCAGCCATGGTGGGGCCCCCCATGCCCGGTCCCCAGGGCCCACAGATGATGATGGGGCCCCCCATGCAGAGGCCTCCTGGCCCGCTCATGGGGCCCATAGGGCCGATGAGAACTGGCCCACCG GTGGGACCGGGGGTCCCCATCGGCCCGATCACTCCTCTGATGTCGGTTCCCCGCCCCCCCGTCGTGGCAGCTCCGAAGATAAATCCCATGGTGATCCAGGCAGCCCCCACGGTGTACTCTGCGCCGCCGGTGAAAAAGCAGGAG gaggagctgcgggagcagcccCCACCAGTCGTGGTGGAGGAGAAGGAGCcaggggggctggaggaggctgtgATTGGCCCCAGCATGCCCGAGGTGGAGCCTGTGATGCCAGAGGCCAGGGTGCTGCCTGCACTGCGTGGGCCTGAACTGGGTCCCATACGAGGGCGTCGGCCCCGTGGCCCCGAACCCGGATTTGCACCAGTGGAG CCCGTGGTGGAGCCCGTGGTCGAGGACAAAAAGAAAACGAGGCAGGAAAAGCTGAAGCGCTGCATCCGCACGGCGGCCGGGAGCTGCTGGGAGGACTCCAGCCTGCTGGAGTGGGACTCAG ATGACTTCCGGATCTTCTGCGGGGACCTGGGCAACGAGGTGAACGACGACATCCTGGCCCGGGCCTTCAGCCGCTACCCGTCCTTCCTCAAGGCCAAGGTGATCCGGGACAAGCGCACCGGCAAGACCAAGGGCTACGGGTTCGTCAGCTTCAAGGACCCCAATGACTACGTCCGCGCCATGCGTGAGATGAACG GTAAATATGTGGGCAGCCGCCCCATCAAGCTGCGCAAGAGCATGTGGAAGGATCGCAACATTGATGTGGTGCGCAAGAAgcagaaagagaagaagaaactTGGACTGAGATag
- the RBM42 gene encoding RNA-binding protein 42 isoform X2, whose translation MAAPPAPPPAPGPGPAGGAAAAGGPKSGEERLKEMEAEMALFEQEVLGAPVSLPSGAPVVEAVPVALAVPAVPTVPPVPVIRPIIATNTYQQVQQSLEARAAAAATVVAPIVAPPVPFVGPVVPPQRPPILRPAFVPHVLQRSAGAPRPLAMRPPHHPAMVGPPMPGPQGPQMMMGPPMQRPPGPLMGPIGPMRTGPPVGPGVPIGPITPLMSVPRPPVVAAPKINPMVIQAAPTVYSAPPVKKQEEELREQPPPVVVEEKEPGGLEEAVIGPSMPEVEPVMPEARVLPALRGPELGPIRGRRPRGPEPGFAPVEPVVEPVVEDKKKTRQEKLKRCIRTAAGSCWEDSSLLEWDSDDFRIFCGDLGNEVNDDILARAFSRYPSFLKAKVIRDKRTGKTKGYGFVSFKDPNDYVRAMREMNGKYVGSRPIKLRKSMWKDRNIDVVRKKQKEKKKLGLR comes from the exons ATGGCGGCTccgcccgccccgcccccagccccgggACCCGGCCCCGCGGGGGGCGCCGCGGCTGCGGGGGGGCCGAAGAGTGGGGAGGAGCGGCTGAAAGAGATGGAGGCGGAGATGGCGCT GTttgagcaggaggtgctgggggcccCTGTCTCCCTGCCCTCTGGGGCCCCGGTGGTGGAGGCCGTCCCGGTAGCTCTGGCAGTGCCAGCTGTGCCCACGGTGCCCCCAGTCCCAGTGATCCGACCCATCATCGCCACCAACACCTATCAACAG GTCCAGCAGAGCTTAGAAGCCcgagcagctgctgcagccactGTCGTGGCCCCCATCGTGGCCCCCCCGGTACCGTTCGTGGGACCAG TTGTCCCTCCACAGAGGCCTCCGATCCTTCGACCAGCCTTTGTGCCTCACGTCCTGCAGAGATCTG CTGGTGCTCCCAGGCCCCTGGCGATGCGTCCGCCACACCACCCAGCCATGGTGGGGCCCCCCATGCCCGGTCCCCAGGGCCCACAGATGATGATGGGGCCCCCCATGCAGAGGCCTCCTGGCCCGCTCATGGGGCCCATAGGGCCGATGAGAACTGGCCCACCG GTGGGACCGGGGGTCCCCATCGGCCCGATCACTCCTCTGATGTCGGTTCCCCGCCCCCCCGTCGTGGCAGCTCCGAAGATAAATCCCATGGTGATCCAGGCAGCCCCCACGGTGTACTCTGCGCCGCCGGTGAAAAAGCAGGAG gaggagctgcgggagcagcccCCACCAGTCGTGGTGGAGGAGAAGGAGCcaggggggctggaggaggctgtgATTGGCCCCAGCATGCCCGAGGTGGAGCCTGTGATGCCAGAGGCCAGGGTGCTGCCTGCACTGCGTGGGCCTGAACTGGGTCCCATACGAGGGCGTCGGCCCCGTGGCCCCGAACCCGGATTTGCACCAGTGGAG CCCGTGGTGGAGCCCGTGGTCGAGGACAAAAAGAAAACGAGGCAGGAAAAGCTGAAGCGCTGCATCCGCACGGCGGCCGGGAGCTGCTGGGAGGACTCCAGCCTGCTGGAGTGGGACTCAG ATGACTTCCGGATCTTCTGCGGGGACCTGGGCAACGAGGTGAACGACGACATCCTGGCCCGGGCCTTCAGCCGCTACCCGTCCTTCCTCAAGGCCAAGGTGATCCGGGACAAGCGCACCGGCAAGACCAAGGGCTACGGGTTCGTCAGCTTCAAGGACCCCAATGACTACGTCCGCGCCATGCGTGAGATGAACG GTAAATATGTGGGCAGCCGCCCCATCAAGCTGCGCAAGAGCATGTGGAAGGATCGCAACATTGATGTGGTGCGCAAGAAgcagaaagagaagaagaaactTGGACTGAGATag